The following is a genomic window from Euwallacea similis isolate ESF13 chromosome 4, ESF131.1, whole genome shotgun sequence.
AATGGGGGCCAATTTCACTTCCGGTGAATCCGGAGGAGTTCTATAGAACTATAGAACGATTAAAATAACGCATAGtatcaaattataaattattgataaaaaaaccGATGTGTAGGTTAAGCAGTTGCTGTCAACAAATAAGTAATTAAGAtcgtttaataattaataagttGGAGTTCATTTTAAGGGATCTCGCAGATTCAGTTGTTCTGGACTTAAAATAAGTGAACtatagtaaaatttaatataacttaTGCAGGtggttttctttaaatatacTTACTATTGATATCACCCAAACGGTGAAAGTTACCAATTcatttaaatgggaaaaaagttgttaatttttgGGGCTGATTTTGTAATTGAAACCGTTTCGGATAAAACAATAATGGCCAGTCTCtgtatttagaaattaaaagtgtAATTCATTATGAACAacataatgaaatattatggAAGATGTAATGAAACGTTATGaaatacgtaaaaaataaattactcgTTATGTTCAGATCGTAAATTTCATGACATGTCCCACTctgtaaataaatcaaaagtcTCAACTCTCACCTTCTCATGCATTCGTTATATGGCAGACTAGACTTACCAAGAGTACAAGAtctatgttattttttcaaatatctctcTTTTTGAGATTTTCTTGCCTCGCAAAAGACTAAAGCTTAAGTATAGTTTAAAAGCATATATCTTCTTATCACATTTCGCTTTGTAAGAAACAGTCAATTCCTCTCGAAAAGGgtgaaatttgataaaaaattaatcaagaaattaaacatataTAGGTCGACGGCTATTTTGGGGTACTTTAAAATTCTTCGACAAGACGTCACTTTCCGTTTCCTTTGCGCTCGGTATTTTAAATGTTGGAGCGATTGGAGTGATTGTGGACATGTAgattatacaatttttgtagacaaactaaattaatataaaaaagcatgatcattttcaataaattcttcACATTATGAACAAGAATTCTCCCTGACAGCACTACGAACTCTATCAATTTAGTGGAGATCGACTGTTATCTCAACTTAATTCAAGTAAGTATCCTCtgaaattaagaatttcattTAACGCCGACGACCAAGACCGAATCTCTTATTTGAGGGTGCGAATTAAAAGCGTAGACTATGTTGTTCTAATGATTATCTTTCAAAGCTATATGAACAGCTTTTTGGACGCAATTAAACTAGACAAAATCGACATTATCACATATACTGTGTGGTCTTTGATAGACAATTTCGAGTGGAGAAATTACGAGTAAGAAGTTACTTTGAAGTGGTGGTTTCAAAAGATTTATTGGGGGCGTTCTAAGTTTAAGGTTCGGATTGATTCGGGTGGGTTTCAACAGTTCTAATCGTATCAGGACTTGGAAGGAGAGTGTCTATTGGTACCAGAATGTGACCCAGACCAGAACTCTTGATGattagtaattaataaaaggaaTTGTAATCAATGTAAATAGTACGTAAAACTCACCTGTATTTTTTCTGAAGCCACAGAGAATGTACTGTGGCAGTGTGCTTGTTTTAATTAGCTTAAATGATATCTAGGTGAAGCGAGGGAGTCTTTACGACAGTGTTAGGGTAAAGAGTTGAAACAACCTAATGGTTGGAGATGGAAACGCCACGGTGACGGGTCATAGAAGTAAATTGACTTTTGATTAAATGTAGGCAACCAATCAATCTATTGGTCTTTGCTcgcatttttatttgtgttggctttaatatttgatattttaacttTGTTGCTCATAAATCAATCATCCAGTGCTCCTCTTACCGTGCATGAAGTTATTTTCCCTTAGCTTTCTCCCTTTCTTCCTCCTCTCTTCTTTCTTAACTGAGCAGAACGGCGCTCTTATGgtttttttaagcaaacaaTAAATCGAAACTTCTTCCCCTTATCATCACTCAAATCAGCATGTGAAGAAAGCCGCGTTCCTTCGGCCATATACCGACAACATGCGTGCAGTAATTAATGTTTCATATCTATCTTCTCTCTTATGAGCTGCAGATAATTATATCTATTTAGTAGATAATTGCTGTACGTGCTTATTAATTCAAACCCCGGAAACgtgattttaatgaaaaaattgcatgtgctctcaattttaataaaattgtatctGAATCAGcaggaaaattaataacaatacgTGAAATATGTCTACAATATGCTCTGaagaaaattgatgaaaatgagcAATTTCCTGCTTCCTTGAGATGCTTACACAAAAGCATGTAACATCATCCTCGCgtgcaatattttattgctgAAAATCGATAGTAATAAAAccataataaataaccccTGAATTgcacaataacaataatgaaGAATGTGTTTGAATAATACTTAAAGATTCACGAAACTTGATGGTACGGTTTGCTGGTTCTCCAGCAAACCATGCCGCCAGATACCCAGAGTAGATTAAACCTTagttttaagtaattaaaactttgaGTAACACATAGATACACTCATCCTTAGTTGGGAAACATGAGGAGAAATATTGTATTACTCATCAAGATTTGCGAAATACGCTCAAAACcactataaataaattaaatgaacaTTAAAAACCTCCCCGGTATGTACGCCTCAGATGTTACGGGAAATTATTGAATCGAcccttatatgtatatgtgagTAAACGTCATAGTAGATTTTAAGTCACAGTCCACAATAAGTCAATTAAAGTCATGTGGGGCTGCTTCAACGTCACCAAGATGCCTAAGggagatttatttaatatatatatttttaatatatgtgGGTATACAATATATTGCATATTGCAATTCCAGCACTTTTTGTTCCTGAAAGTCAAGAATACCAAACCTTAGTTTTTTCCGCTCGACAAAGCAAACAAGTAAAATTGCGCCTCACCATTTGTTTACATGCACACATACATATTACTTCATGATGCGCTAATTAGCTTTTTTCGTGCCCAGGCCCCTGTATGGGAGCCCCACTATTATGCCGGTAAAAGTATATAAAACCCCTGACTCCCCTTAAAAGCAACATCATTCAGTCTTCTTCCTCTCCCATACATTTCTGCGTTTACTTAAGTGCTTGTAAGTGAGTTTTGCCATTACTTTTAATTCGTATTAAAAACAACAAGCAAAATTAACTTCAAACTAATACTGCAggctttcttttatttctttcagagAAACATGTTCAGGTTTTTCGTCTTTACTGCGCTGTGTGGTAAGTTGCAACATGTAGAGTCCTCTAGGCTCTAGGAAGTCTAATTTGGTATCTCTTCCAGTGGGTCTATGTGCAGCGGCCAGACGCACCTCAGTAAGAATCGTAGTTCCTGAACAGCAGGCACAGGCTAGCAATCATTACGAGGAAGTGTCCAGCGGGTTTGAACAAGGATATGAAAGTACgtgtaaaaaatatcataaaatccTTTTGGTAAAACGGCATTTTAGATAGTCATGGGTCTGTGGATGAAAGCAAGGAAACCTCAGGAGCGGAACTGACTAGTTTGGCCCATACTTCTGCAGTCCAAGCCAAAAACGCCGTCCAATCGCAGCACACTGCAGGAAGTCAGGCCGCTTTCGGTATCAAGAGCACTCTAGCCAGTGCTGCTCAAGGGGTAAGTAAACGCGTCGTGATTAGATGTCGCTTCTGACAGGTGGCTACTGTAGGCAGCCCAAACTGCACAGGCCGCCTTGGTAGGCAAACAGGCCATCGTTTATAGCCTTAAGAAACAAGTGAGCGAGGCCGAAAAAAGACTGCAATCTGAGGTGGGGCAATTGCAACTAACCGAACAAGCTGCCCAAATCGCCCATCAAGCCGCTCAACAAGCTCAAAGTCAAATAAGCACTCTCAGTGCCGCCCTTGCTTCAGCCCAAAGTAGgtgtaaattattatcaaaatacattaaaaaattaactcactATTCTTAGGTGGTAGCCAATTATCTTCGAAAGCAGCTGCCGAGGCAGCCACGGTATCAGCATCTCAGCACGCGATGGTAGCGCAAGCTAAGCAGCGCCTAAACACCCTGATTCATCAGCTGCAAGAAGCAGTAAACGAGCTGAGCGAGACTGAAGCTGCATACTACAAGGCGGCAGAATCTGCACAGATTGCGCAATCGAATGCCGCAGCTGCGGGTGCAGCTGTGGTAGCTGCCAGCGCCAAATCCGAACAAAGTTCTGGAGGATCTGAAGGGCACTATGGACACCGCTGAAATGACACATGGCATAATTTGCTTTTCTTCGTAAATTAGGTCGTTGTGACATATTAATGAGTTTCTAattgttgtaaataaatacataatgaATCGACAGTTTATAATTGttgcatttgaaaataatgtcGCTAATGTGGTACATTCCTATTTTGGCAAAACAAATATGTCACCTCCATCTGTTGGTCACGAGAAGTAGTAGCACGCATTTGTTGCAGTAGTATGCCGAGTGATGGTGCTGGCAATTTCAAGTGTTTTGAATGGAATTGCAAATTGGCTTGTGAATCGTTTACATTGTTTATGTTATATTTTGCActttaaaaactgaaacatGAAGAAGTGCTTAGAAGACGTTGAATACTCGTATGTATATATTTTGCAGTGCGTGTCTAACAGCCATAATGAAACTGCCACCTACCGTCCTGCTCCAGTACTACTAGAAAATCTTGTTTCGTTGTCGCCACCATCGGTTGTATGCTTTGTATACCTTCACGCAAGCGCCCAGAATCCTTTGAAGCGTGAATCCATATTAATACCGTAGTTAATAGATGGCACTGTAAAGACGAAACTTTAGGATGTAATTTCGAGCTCTTCATGTCcctatttaatacaaaatccTAGTACATACTTTTTAGGGTTTATTAATGTTATAAATACTATTTTCACTAATAAATACTTAGAAGCTAAACGCgactaaattaataaaattagaacGATCACAATGTTTCGTAGGtcaaaaacaatacaaaatacCCTAAACAATTAAGTTTGTGGGCGGAAGCCCCTAAATATGGCCGCGTTGCATTCTCTGCTAAGTCACACCATACTGCCGAACATGCGCTTGCCTCTGGTCAAGATCAGACTGACCGCCATCACAGACAAAAGGAAGAAGACCAGGCCGAGGAACGAGGTGAGCACGCGACAGCGAAAACGCCATTTTTTGTCCTCGCGTAGCCGCTTTGATAGCAGTTCTGATCTTGGCACATCCAGAGTGAAGTCTGTTTCGGGACGTCCTCCTggctaaaaaataaacaatacaaattttacaCATAGAGGTCTTGAAAACACTGATTGATGTTTTAAGGCGCATTCACCATGCTGTCAAGTAAACGTCAAGTTTCGcgaactttttcttcttgagATCAACTTAGCAACGTGCTGACATGAATGAGTACATCTATGAAGTAGCGACCTGAGTGTAGTCACCCTGTGTTTTTCCGTCCCCCCTTAGACCCCCTCAAGGCCTAAGGGCGTTTTCACCCGCTCATTATGTGCGGAGCGATGAGATTGCATCAGTGCCAGATTTGATCCAAACAACTATAGCAGACGAAAGCCCCTATCGGCAGAATATCGATCAACAACCGGCCAAATCGATAAGCTCTTGTTTTATAACTATTGgtaaatgttttgatttattgcttATAACTACAGTACAAGCTTATATAACTTTCATATGCGGGTTATCCCGTGTGTGAAAAGCACCGACATTTTTAGGGCGCCGCCCAGGAGATGGCAGTGCTAGATAAATACgacattttattattgctgCCCACAATAGGCGGCGTGCTTTCTTGAGTAATAAGGAAACGGCCCTCCTAGAACGAGCcgtataaatttgaatttattctcAAGAGATCCGGGTCGCAAACCGGCAATAATGACATAATGAGGTGTATTTGGCGATTTCCATGTGTTTGAATTTCGAATTTGCATAGACGGCGGAAAATCGTCAATTAGGCAAATATTTGCTGGACAAGCACGTTTCTCGTTGCCGGCGCGATTTTACCCGCAATTAGGTAACGCTCGTTATCGAATATAATTAATTCGTAATTTAACACTTTCATGTAAAAATGACCCAACTGTTGCGTTGCGATTCAAACAAAGCCAAATTTTATCTGTTTGTTGCAACGCTTACATAAATCTTCTTTAATGCTTTGATAGCCAAACAATTGTTTGCACCGCCTCGAGCGCTCGGAGCACGCCAGTGCAACAACGAACAGAATTAAACTatcaattattcaaatttcatcgATTCATACTTTCGCAATTTGAATGACACACATACTAAGAGTTCCGCACTAATACCACTGCGTGTGCAACTAAATAGTTcaattcgaaaaattaaaaattttaccaaaacCGATCGGATTTCTCCAGAATCTCTTGCGGTTACTTAGCCAGCCGCTCGGGCAAGATAAATGGGATTAAACCGTTAAAAGGTTCAGTCGTGTATTAAACCGCAGAAAGCGATTTCTTGGGGCACGTTTCAGGGTTGACGATCGCCACTCTCAGGCACAATCTActcaaataactattaatttGTTGGTCACACACTGCGAAACTAGAATTTCGGTATTGTAAGCAgaattatgtcaaaaatttagcTCACagtaaattttttccattcgCGAAACTAGAGCGAATTTCTGCGTTGAGTCAAACTAATTATCAGGTATTTTCACTTTCGTTGATCCGTCGACTCACTTGCCTCATTACCCCAACGAAACAAAAGACGCATTCGAAAGTGCCATAATTGTTTTTGTCTTGACGGTCAACGAAagcagaaaaaaaactgaccAATTTCACTTGCGCCAGAGGCAACCCCATGCCGTTTCCTGGTACTACCAGGAAACAATACGGAATCAAACGCGTCCAAGCTAATCTAATGTATACAAGTGAAATTAGTAGTACCTAGTAATACTTAAACTAAAATGTTTATGTAACGGTTACATTAGAATATGTAATGGTGAAATAATGGGGTACGACCGCAAGAGAGAAACACAGCGTCTGTGAGGTCACGGGACCGAGGAAAGGCGTGAGAAAAACGGCTTTATTTTCGTGTCAAAATGCTGATGTAACAGCTGTGTTGTCAGATTGTTTAACATGGAAAGGATTtggaaaatctaagaaaagaAGCTAGGCTCCCGAAGAATTATCGTCGTTATAATTATCTGGGGATTTCCGTCAGAAATTAGACGCTTTGGGGTTTTTATTGCCTTGCAGAGATCTTAATCCGTGACCGTTGTAATACTGCATTCGACTAATAGTTAACATTCTTGTCACCCGTCATAATAACTTTTATGACGAAACAAAAGAAGAATGCCCTGTTGccatttagtttaaaaaactaatacTACGTTTCATTCAAATCGCACGAAAATCTCtgtaaatacaaattttgttcaatgaATTTggttaaaactgaattttcctttataaaactctctatattattatatttttaggttcATCAAATCAGTGAAATGAGATTTCCAATGGACGACCCCGTGTTCCCCAGAACTTTTCTTGCTGCattagtttttttgatttACCATAccaaaattggattttccaTGTGTCTGTATGTTATTGCATTTTAAAGTTCATCAAATCTTCGAGAGGTCTCCAATAAACGTCCTTTCATCCATCCTTATCGACTTCCCAGAGCGATCCATTAAATAGCGTGTGACATGTGTTAAACAGTCTCAGCCGTTAGTGGTCGTTTTATTGCACTCGGCTTGAGTAATGGCGGACATTGTGTCCTTGATCCAAATAATGGCGTTTAAATAAGCGCATTCAGTTGTTGATGAGCTGTTGGCAGCTATTTCATTGCTATCAGCCTCGATTGAGTACATCAAAATGGCCGCCTTTGGGTGTTATTGTTCGCAATATGGCGTCTGACATGTGTCAAACAAACATAGTCAGGTGTTCCCAGCCATTTTGCTGCCCTTGGTTTGGGGTCGAGTTTAAGAAAatggttagttcagattagtttgCACTTGACGATCGAAATGTCTATTCTATCGAGGCACGACCGAGTTTTGATGGAAACGAGTCCGCGCGACTGTTAAACGAGATGCTtgaaatagtaattattaattgttttttttttgcttaaaatgctGAGGCATAAATCAAACGGACCTACAAATGCGCAAAAAATGCCAATGGCTCGAATGTCGATGCAGAAATGTAGGCCGACGCACGCGGCTAACACGAATATGTCAATATGGCCGCGATATTTATTGATTAGGGCAGTGCCGTGCTTTTGGGGGTTCTCTTCGAGCTTCGTCCTCACTGGAGCGTTTAAAGCGACCAATTGGACCACGCCTAAAAAAAAACGGCGTTCTCACCCAGAATCCAGTCCGATCAAAATAACAACAACACGCGGATTGCgaaaaaaacctattttagTCGCGATATTTGATCGCTTATACGGCGGCCTTGGAAGGTCGTTCTTTCGCCTCGCGCGCAGATTACGCAACGCTGCGTGCTTGTTTTCGGGGCGCCCCAACTACCAACTTGGTTGACGCAACCGGCGTGCGGGCGACCAACGCCGTCGAAATTCGCTTGTTTTGGCGCTTTTGCCACCTtggaatttttgtaattaacaTTCTTAGCCTCGATCGAATATCAGCTGATGCCTCGCTTTTCTCACATGTTAACTCTTCCACACTGTGGTGCACGTGCTGATGGCAGGGGTGTGACATATGGTTAAACCAAATTTGGACCAGTTGGCATATTCAATGGTTGCGTTGGGAACTGGGTGATTGGTCCACGCTATTACCAGACTAGTTCGCGATATTAGTTTTTATGTAATCGAGTTATTTGGGGCGCTGGGAAGGGCTCGGACCTCATGTGGATCACTGGAGATCACTTTCCATTTCTTCTCTTTTTAAGCCGTAAATTTAGTCACAGTAATTTTGCCACGTTCGCCAACTTTGACAGCGACATTGCTCGCAGCGGCCCTTTTGCAAATTTCCCAAATTGGGAGCTACCTTGAAAAACTCTTTAAGGCCACTTTTTCTGAACCTGATTTTGCCATGGCAACATTTTTCCGGAAATAATGTTACATGATGCCACTTCCATCACGACCCGATATAAAATGCAACAAAGGCGTGTCTCTCTCTCTTTTACCTTAAATGCCA
Proteins encoded in this region:
- the LOC136408220 gene encoding antifreeze protein Maxi-like, with the protein product MFRFFVFTALCVGLCAAARRTSVRIVVPEQQAQASNHYEEVSSGFEQGYENSHGSVDESKETSGAELTSLAHTSAVQAKNAVQSQHTAGSQAAFGIKSTLASAAQGAAQTAQAALVGKQAIVYSLKKQVSEAEKRLQSEVGQLQLTEQAAQIAHQAAQQAQSQISTLSAALASAQSGSQLSSKAAAEAATVSASQHAMVAQAKQRLNTLIHQLQEAVNELSETEAAYYKAAESAQIAQSNAAAAGAAVVAASAKSEQSSGGSEGHYGHR